A single region of the Silene latifolia isolate original U9 population chromosome 8, ASM4854445v1, whole genome shotgun sequence genome encodes:
- the LOC141595025 gene encoding uncharacterized protein LOC141595025, with the protein MTNTDTTLTNQPTPPSYSIVHVEQTGQSITPVVFNGQNYDEWSWSFQLALLAKGKLGYIDGSVSKPSSTSDKFEQWQATNALVTMWIFNTLEKSLQRQIALRPEAKLVWEDIRNRFCQINKARIYQLQSELFACRQGPTETLVSYYGRITAIWESIAEQNPLPSCSCNPCACDWATLMTARQNKTGVRDFLMGLDDRFANIRSQILGITPLPSLDLIFNRLLQDEGVINLSSSKSENIPDTLAFAARVHQGNRQPEEGGVVIPFSEWWGDRPRDRIYVDPNATDLSNAVFVPDSRGKATADKGKQSILGPQPKAHMASGSVTDSSRGTPVSSLLRDITLTIQFSHNLCLIQDRSSKTVIGAGEQHEGLYYLKGVRADKKAWHLYDLNTGSYFASRDIIFIETEFPFKNLNIHDLDNISPSSDEALTSIAETLIVYHPPPVNTTTTPPPTTTTSPSSNQPDQLTPDNDDPTSPDPPVLGRGHRTKIPNSNLKDFVLSKPRPSLHSLITKPPPSGTPFPISHYLTYDKFSTKHKAFLTAVTKHHEPSFFKDAIQVPEWRDAMKQELGALEKNQTWTLEPLPPNKKAIGSKWVYKIKYNADGTIERYKARLIVMGNRQIEGVDYNETFTLTIKLVTVRTLLAIAAAKRWVIHQMDVHNAFLHGDLHEEVYMKPPPGFLLSTNGKVCRLRKSLYGLRQAPRCWYAKLASALLKYGFRQCPYDHSLFSIIQPDNEVHVLIYVDDLVICGNNLDFISQFKDYLSKCFHMKDLGVLKYFLGLEVARQENGIFISQRKYALNILKETGLMGSKPSPVPMEPNHRLALSKAELMADPQPYRRLVGRLVYLTITRPELTYSVHILAQFMHAPTSEHWQAAQNVVRYLKNSPGQGILLHSESDLRLNAYCDADYATCPTSRRSLSAYLVFLGSSSISWKTKKQVTVSKSSAESEYRAMAFTVCELKWLKGLLQSLGIQHKQPIQLQCDNKSALHIARNPVFHERTKHIEVDCHFIRDEILKGVIAPTYVHTKAQLVDILTKALGRTSFDELLSKLGVSTLHTPTFGGMLSPASHKPNPIDDTPKEPLEAASIQGKRST; encoded by the exons ATGACAAACACAGATACTACACTAACTAACCAACCCACACCTCCCTCTTATTCAATCGTTCATGTGGAACAAACCGGTCAGAGCATTACTCCGGTTGTTTTTAATGGACAAAATTACGACGAATGGAGTTGGTCCTTTCAACTTGCTCTACTGGCGAAAGGCAAGTTAGGGTACATTGATGGTTCCGTCTCCAAACCTTCATCTACTTCTGACAAATTCGAACAATGGCAGGCAACCAACGCTTTGGTTACCATGTGGATTTTTAATACCCTCGAAAAGTCTTTACAGAGACAGATTGCTCTTCGTCCCGAAGCCAAGCTGGTGTGGGAGGATATCCGTAATCGGTTTTGCCAGATTAATAAGGCTCGGATTTATCAACTCCAATCCGAGTTATTTGCTTGTCGACAAGGTCCAACAGAGACCCTCGTCTCTTATTATGGTCGTATTACGGCTATATGGGAATCCATAGCCGAGCAAAATCCATTACCGTCTTGTTCATGTAATCCATGTGCCTGTGATTGGGCAACTTTGATGACTGCTCGACAAAACAAGACAGGAGTCCGTGATTTTCTCATGGGACTGGATGACAGGTTTGCTAACATTCGGTCACAAATTCTTGGTATTACTCCCCTTCCTTCTCTCGATCTTATTTTCAATCGTTTACTACAGGATGAGGGTGTAATAAATTTATCATCTAGCAAGTCTGAAAACATACCCGACACTCTTGCTTTTGCGGCCCGTGTTCACCAGGGAAATCGTCAGCCGGAGGAGGGGGGAGTCGTGATACCC TTTTCCGAATGGTGGGGAGATCGTCCCCGTGACCGTATCTATGTCGACCCCAATGCTACTGATTTAAGCAACGCAGTGTTTGTACCGGATTCCCGTGGTAAAGCTACGGCAGACAAGGGCAAACAGAGCATTCTCGGACCTCAGCCTAAGGCACATATGGCGTCCGGTTCTGTCACTGATTCTTCACGAGGCACCCCTG TTTCCAGCTTGTTACGAGATATAACTCTGACTATCCAGTTCTCACACAATCTTTGTCTTATTCAGGACCGTTCCTCGAAGACGGTGATTGGTGCGGGTGAGCAACACGAGGGGTTGTATTACCTGAAAGGCGTAAGGGCTGATAAA AAAGCTTGGCATCTTTATGATTTAAATACCGGGTCTTATTTCGCATCTCGTGACATAATTTTTATTGAAACCGAATTTCCTTTTAAAAATCTCAACATCCATGATCTCGACAATATATCTCCCTCTTCGGATGAGGCCTTAACTTCCATTGCCGAGACACTCATTGTCTATCACCCACCACCCGTCAACACCACCACAACGCCTCCTCCTACAACCACCACGAGTCCATCGTCTAACCAGCCTGACCAGCTTACACCAGATAATGACGACCCTACTTCTCCTGACCCACCGGTTTTGGGACGGGGACATCGGACAAAGATACCAAATTCGAATTTAAAAGACTTTGTTCTCTCTAAACCTCGCCCCTCGTTGCACTCACTGATCACTAAACCACCGCCTTCAGGTACGCCTTTTCCGATTTCTCATTATCTCACTTATGACAAATTTTCTACTAAGCACAAAGCCTTCTTGACGGCCGTGACTAAACATCACGAGCCTAGTTTTTTTAAAGATGCAATACAGGTTCCCGAGTGGCGAGATGCTATGAAACAAGAGCTTGGCGCTCTCGAGAAAAACCAGACATGGACCCTCGAGCCCTTACCACCAAATAAGAAAGCTATTGGGTCAAAATGGGTTTATAAAATCAAATACAACGCAGACGGCACTATTGAACGCTACAAGGCCCGACTCATAGTTATGGGAAATCGACAAATTGAAGGAGTAGACTATAATGAAACCTTTACTCTTACAATTAAACTTGTCACAGTACGGACCTTGCTAGCTATCGCCGCCGCCAAGCGATGGGTCATCCATCAAATGGATGTCCATAACGCCTTTCTCCATGGCGACCTCCACGAAGAGGTATACATGAAACCTCCACCGGGTTTTTTACTGTCTACCAATGGCAAAGTGTGTAGATTACGGAAGTCTCTTTACGGTCTCCGACAAGCCCCACGATGTTGGTATGCCAAACTTGCTTCCGCTCTCCTCAAATATGGGTTTCGTCAATGTCCGTATGATCACTCATTATTCTCCATCATCCAGCCCGACAACGAGGTACATGTGTTGATCTACGTTGATGATTTGGTAATTTGTGGAAATAATTTGGACTTCATTTCTCAATTTAAAGATTACTTAAGCAAGTGCTTCCACATGAAAGACTTGGGAGTGCTTAAATATTTCCTTGGTCTCGAAGTTGCTCGACAAGAGAACGGAATTTTTATATCACAACGGAAATATGCTCTGAACATATTAAAAGAAACGGGTCTTATGGGTTCAAAACCGTCACCTGTCCCGATGGAGCCAAACCATCGATTGGCCCTCTCCAAAGCCGAATTAATGGCGGATCCTCAACCTTATCGTCGACTCGTGGGCCGACTTGTCTATCTCACAATTACTCGCCCCGAATTGACATATTCCGTACACATACTCGCACAATTTATGCATGCTCCTACAAGTGAACATTGGCAAGCTGCTCAAAATGTTGTTCGCTACCTCAAGAATTCTCCGGGCCAAGGCATCCTTCTCCACTCCGAAAGTGACCTCCGTCTTAATGCATATTGTGATGCCGATTATGCCACTTGCCCCACCAGTCGTCGCTCACTCTCCGCCTACCTCGTCTTCTTGGGTTCCTCGTCTATCTCTTGGAAAACCAAGAAACAAGTAACGGTCTCTAAATCTTCCGCAGAATCCGAGTACCGAGCCATGGCCTTTACGGTTTGCGAGCTTAAATGGCTAAAAGGCTTACTCCAAAGCCTCGGCATCCAGCATAAACAACCCATTCAACTTCAATGTGATAACAAATCTGCCCTTCACATCGCCCGAAATCCGGTATTTCACGAAAGAACAAAACACATTGAAGTTGATTGTCACTTCATTCGGGACGAGATATTAAAAGGTGTCATTGCTCCAACTTACGTCCACACAAAGGCTCAACTCGTGGATATACTCACTAAAGCTCTTGGCCGCACATCATTTGACGAACTCCTTTCCAAGTTGGGTGTCTCGACTCTCCACACTCCAACTTTCGGGGGGATGTTATCACCAGCCAGTCACAAGCCCAACCCAATTGATGACACACCCAAAGAGCCGTTGGAAGCTGCCTCTATTCAAGGCAAAAGATCAACATAA